The genomic stretch ACCGGGATGGCGCCCAGGGACGTCACGGTGGAGAGCGTCAGGCCGCTTTTGGACAAGGAGCTGACGGGCTTCGGAGAAATCTTCAGGCTTCTGAGCTACGAGGAGATTGGAACCGCCGCGGTCATGACGAGGGCAACGGCAGGAATAATCAGGAGTTCCGACAGGGTCATGGCGGTCTTCTGCCTGCCGGGAAGCCTCGGCGCGGCAAAGACCGGGGTTAAGATAATTCTGAACGAGGCTGGCCACGTGCTGAAGCACGCGGGGGAGTAAGGTTAATATTCAGTCGAGGGAAGAAACTAGTGGTGGTAAGAATGGAGAACCTCAATGAGCCGAGGAAACAATCAGTGCACACGGAGGACAAAAAACTTGAGAGGCTGAGGCGCTTTAGGGGCGCACTCGGAACGTTTGACGAGAAGACAATCAAGTGGGTCATTGAGGAGGCTGAAGAGCTTTGAAAGACGTCATCTTCATTGACACTTCTGTTATCGTCGAGT from Thermococcus sp. 21S7 encodes the following:
- a CDS encoding MogA/MoaB family molybdenum cofactor biosynthesis protein encodes the protein MGAEEHKKKAPKRFKFAVITVSDTASRGEKEDKSGKFLIEELEKAGHERVYYSVVPDEKMEIIGAIVEAFKAGADVLVTSGGTGMAPRDVTVESVRPLLDKELTGFGEIFRLLSYEEIGTAAVMTRATAGIIRSSDRVMAVFCLPGSLGAAKTGVKIILNEAGHVLKHAGE